Proteins encoded within one genomic window of Acidobacteriota bacterium:
- a CDS encoding aldehyde dehydrogenase family protein gives MTVATASTEFLNLIDGRFVAGRGWIEDRNPADTRELVGLFARGSADDMRAAVDAAARAFPAWAGMPAPGRGECLFRAAEILDASFELLATDMTREEGKTLPEARGEVRRAINIFRYFGGEGARQPGLLAPSERDRVFSFAIRKPLGVVGLITPWNFPSAIPAWKLAPALVAGNTVVLKPASAAPLSSWRLVDALVKAGVPAGVVNFVAGPGRELGHALVEADPTRAVSFTGSCAVGATLYDQAVGRRLRVQLEMGGKNPTVVLADADLERAVDNTINGAFASTGQKCTATSRVIVEAPIHDRFVERLVARARGLKVGPGMDPATEIGPAIDADQLNTVLQYVAAGVREGATLACGGRRLEQPPCDHGFFVEPAVFVDVHERMTIAQDEIFGPVLAVFKARDFDDAMRLANDVPFGLSASVQTQDVGRVFDFVNRIEAGLVTVNLPSAGVEYQLPFGGTRQSSFGPKEQGPNALDFYTDWKTVYLRY, from the coding sequence ATGACGGTCGCGACAGCCTCCACCGAGTTCCTCAATCTGATTGACGGCCGCTTCGTCGCGGGCCGGGGCTGGATCGAAGACCGCAATCCCGCCGATACTCGCGAACTGGTCGGCCTGTTTGCGCGGGGTTCAGCCGACGACATGCGGGCCGCGGTCGACGCGGCCGCTCGGGCGTTTCCGGCGTGGGCCGGCATGCCCGCCCCAGGCCGGGGCGAGTGTCTCTTTCGAGCCGCCGAGATTCTCGACGCATCCTTCGAGCTACTCGCCACCGACATGACACGCGAGGAAGGCAAGACGCTGCCCGAGGCGCGGGGCGAGGTCCGTCGCGCGATCAACATTTTCCGGTACTTCGGCGGGGAAGGTGCGAGGCAGCCAGGGCTGCTGGCGCCATCGGAACGCGATCGCGTGTTCTCGTTCGCGATCCGCAAGCCACTCGGCGTGGTCGGCCTCATCACCCCGTGGAATTTCCCGAGCGCCATTCCTGCCTGGAAACTCGCGCCTGCGCTGGTCGCCGGCAACACCGTTGTGCTGAAGCCCGCTTCGGCCGCACCACTGAGCAGCTGGCGGCTTGTCGACGCGCTCGTCAAAGCCGGCGTCCCCGCCGGCGTCGTCAACTTCGTCGCGGGGCCGGGGCGCGAGCTCGGACACGCGCTGGTCGAGGCGGATCCGACCCGAGCCGTCTCGTTCACCGGGTCGTGCGCAGTTGGCGCCACCCTCTACGATCAGGCCGTCGGCCGCCGCCTCCGTGTTCAACTTGAGATGGGCGGGAAGAATCCGACGGTGGTGCTTGCCGACGCGGATCTCGAACGCGCGGTAGACAACACGATCAACGGTGCGTTCGCGTCCACGGGACAGAAGTGCACCGCCACGAGCCGGGTGATCGTCGAGGCGCCCATCCATGATCGATTCGTCGAGCGTCTCGTGGCCCGGGCGCGCGGGCTCAAAGTCGGCCCTGGGATGGACCCGGCGACAGAGATCGGGCCGGCCATCGACGCGGATCAACTGAACACTGTGCTGCAGTACGTTGCTGCGGGCGTACGCGAGGGAGCGACGCTGGCCTGCGGCGGCAGGCGCCTCGAACAGCCGCCCTGCGATCACGGGTTCTTCGTTGAGCCGGCGGTCTTTGTCGACGTTCACGAACGGATGACGATTGCCCAGGACGAGATCTTCGGCCCGGTGCTGGCCGTGTTCAAGGCCCGCGATTTCGATGATGCGATGCGGCTCGCAAACGATGTCCCATTCGGGCTGTCGGCATCGGTGCAAACCCAGGATGTAGGCCGGGTGTTCGACTTCGTCAATCGGATCGAAGCCGGCCTGGTGACGGTCAATCTGCCCAGCGCGGGCGTGGAATACCAGTTGCCGTTTGGCGGGACCAGGCAATCCAGCTTCGGCCCGAAGGAGCAGGGACCGAATGCGCTGGATTTCTATACCGACTGGAAGACGGTGTATCTGAGGTATTAG
- a CDS encoding serine hydrolase, whose amino-acid sequence MTHETNCRWLQRGVLVTCSIAALLAAHPRAQVSVPDQTATAPESVATQIDRIFERWDRGGTPGCAVGVSERGTVVYTRGYGMANLEYGVRIKPDTIFESGSVAKQFTSAAIALLAIDGKLSRQDPVRKYVPELPDFGTPITIQQLLNHTSGLRSQWPMLSLAGRPPGMAVHTVDEILELVSHYKELNFKPGDEYLYNNTAFTLLGVIVQRVSGKSLNDFTKIVPDRATAYRADAGGQFRTNMPFTNVIGNGGLLTTVGDLLIWNENLDRPRVGGKEMVDQLQKRGRLNDGFENEYAQGLVVTDYRGVREVSHGGSTGGYQTFLARWPDERLSVAVLCNTTGTNPGGYAHQVADVFLAGALKAVPVPASVTVPAGALAQVAGLYRERATDAVVRVAWDNDKKTLRIGGQVLIPTGVGVLSAGDGARTVSVLGAADGERPAWPTSEPAARLLDRDSRTKPRIWDREQPFAPTPAQLAAFAGEYFCEELGVTYLFYVEAESLKVRFRPAQRFTLTPVFQDAFEGDGNIIRFTRGAAGSVDGLRIYAGRVRHLRFVRR is encoded by the coding sequence ATGACGCACGAGACGAACTGCCGGTGGCTGCAGCGAGGTGTCCTGGTCACTTGTTCGATCGCGGCGTTGCTGGCTGCTCATCCACGCGCCCAGGTGTCAGTGCCAGACCAGACGGCGACAGCTCCCGAGTCGGTGGCCACCCAGATCGATCGCATCTTCGAGCGGTGGGATCGCGGCGGAACGCCCGGCTGCGCGGTCGGCGTGTCGGAGCGGGGCACCGTCGTCTACACGCGCGGCTACGGCATGGCCAATCTCGAGTACGGTGTCCGGATCAAGCCCGATACGATCTTCGAGTCGGGCTCCGTCGCCAAGCAGTTCACGTCGGCGGCCATCGCGTTGCTGGCGATCGACGGCAAGCTCTCGCGCCAGGATCCCGTTCGCAAGTACGTGCCCGAGCTGCCTGATTTCGGCACCCCGATCACGATTCAGCAACTGCTCAATCACACGAGCGGCCTTCGCAGCCAGTGGCCGATGCTCTCGCTGGCGGGCCGCCCGCCGGGGATGGCGGTCCATACCGTCGACGAAATTCTCGAGCTGGTAAGCCATTACAAGGAGCTCAACTTCAAGCCCGGCGACGAGTATCTCTATAACAACACTGCCTTTACGCTCCTTGGCGTGATCGTCCAGCGCGTGTCGGGCAAGAGCCTGAACGACTTCACGAAGATCGTACCCGACCGGGCGACGGCGTACCGGGCAGATGCGGGGGGCCAGTTCCGGACGAACATGCCGTTCACGAATGTCATCGGCAACGGGGGGCTGCTGACGACGGTTGGCGACCTTCTCATCTGGAACGAGAACCTCGATCGCCCACGCGTCGGCGGCAAGGAGATGGTCGACCAACTCCAGAAGCGCGGTCGACTGAATGACGGGTTCGAGAACGAGTATGCCCAGGGCCTGGTCGTTACCGACTACCGGGGCGTACGCGAGGTCAGCCACGGTGGGTCCACCGGTGGCTATCAGACCTTCCTGGCGAGATGGCCGGACGAGCGCCTGTCGGTGGCGGTGTTGTGCAACACCACAGGGACCAATCCCGGCGGGTATGCCCATCAAGTGGCGGATGTGTTCCTGGCCGGCGCGCTCAAGGCCGTGCCGGTGCCGGCGTCCGTCACCGTACCGGCCGGCGCCCTCGCACAGGTGGCCGGTCTCTATCGAGAACGCGCGACCGATGCGGTTGTGCGCGTGGCGTGGGACAACGACAAGAAGACGCTGCGTATCGGCGGCCAGGTACTCATCCCCACCGGCGTCGGCGTATTGTCGGCCGGCGACGGGGCGCGAACCGTGTCGGTGCTGGGCGCGGCAGACGGCGAGAGACCCGCGTGGCCGACCTCTGAGCCGGCCGCGCGCCTGCTTGACCGCGACAGCCGGACGAAGCCGCGCATCTGGGATCGTGAGCAGCCCTTCGCCCCAACTCCGGCGCAGCTGGCCGCCTTTGCCGGTGAGTACTTCTGCGAGGAACTGGGCGTCACGTACCTGTTCTATGTCGAAGCCGAGTCGCTAAAAGTCAGATTCCGGCCGGCCCAGCGCTTCACCCTGACGCCGGTCTTCCAGGACGCCTTCGAAGGAGATGGCAACATCATCCGATTCACACGCGGTGCCGCCGGCTCGGTCGATGGGCTGCGCATCTACGCGGGGCGCGTCCGGCACCTGCGTTTTGTCAGGCGCTAG
- a CDS encoding cupin domain-containing protein, translating into MAGTRGKVCHYTSMEAETVSGEAKGATIRWLIDDQHDGAPVYALRMIELAPGGHSPHHAHPYEHENFVVEGTGRVQMDGVWHDLKPGDVVLVPPDAVHQYANAGETPFKFLCGIPVARLREGR; encoded by the coding sequence ATGGCTGGCACACGCGGAAAGGTCTGTCACTACACGTCGATGGAAGCTGAGACGGTGAGCGGGGAAGCCAAGGGCGCGACGATCCGCTGGCTGATAGACGATCAGCATGACGGGGCGCCGGTGTACGCGCTGCGGATGATCGAACTGGCGCCGGGCGGTCATTCGCCGCACCACGCTCACCCGTACGAGCACGAGAACTTCGTCGTCGAGGGAACGGGCCGTGTGCAGATGGACGGCGTGTGGCACGACCTCAAGCCAGGCGATGTCGTCCTGGTGCCACCGGATGCCGTACATCAGTACGCGAATGCAGGAGAGACGCCATTTAAGTTCCTATGCGGGATCCCGGTCGCCAGATTGCGAGAGGGCCGATAG
- a CDS encoding S41 family peptidase, with product MKTLLASIVCVLAVSVSIASAQSGPSWLRYPAISPDGKTVVFTYKGDLYRVPATGGTAVALTTHEAQDFMPVWSHDGKQIAFASDRFGNFDVFIMPAEGGEANRLTFHSAHEYPYAFSPDDKSIYFGGARLDTAANRGFPTASQPELYRVPADGGRVEQVLTTPAEDVKISRNGQLLLYQDKKGGENIWRKHHTSAIARDIWVYDMPTGAHRKITTFAGEDRNPVFTDNDTAFYYLSEESGSFNVHKMSLQGGKSQAVTSFKKQPVRFLSAADSGTLCFGYDGDIYTLKANGQPQKINVAIAADARNNNERVLPVTNGAREMAVSPTGKEIAFTFRGEVFVTSVEGGVTKRITNTPENERSIAWSPDGKAIIYASERAGRWKIYETRRTRDEEPYFYASTVLKETLAIPTERQATHPVYSPDGKEIAYVEDQSTLKIFNLETKLSRVLLTSKELDEGEQYFQWSPDSKWILFDYSVPGLAPGEVGLVRADGKGGVTNLTQSGFNDSRPRWILGGKAMLWFSNRDGLKSVAQGGGAQQDAYAMFFTQDAWDRYRLTKDEYALVKEAEDKKDKPKPDAAKDKADATKDKEVKPEELVIEFDGFSLRKARVTIHSSSLGDALVSKDGETLYYLARFEKGLNLWSTNLRTKDTKMAVTLNATSGRLEWDKDQKILFLLADGTLSKIDPAGGKRDPVPFSGEMLLNAAAERRESFEHVWKTVKDSFYTAGYHGADWDGLKAVYQKYLPHIGNNFEFAEMLAEMLGELNISHSGASYSAQATNPDETASLGLFYDSAYRGVGVKIEEVIKDGPLTKAGMNIKPGMILESIDGETVAADKDLAQFLNRKAGKKTLLGVLDGAKKTEVVVKPITPAEESRLLYARWVRRNQDEVDRLSNGELGYIHVPGMNDGAYRSAYEEVMGKFATRKGVVIDTRFNGGGDLVADLAMFLSGKRFFEYASDRRTNGYEPNFRWTKPSISLANEANYSDGHCYAYTVKALSLGKLVGMPTPGTCTFAGWEALPDGIRWGVPHTGVKDSTTGRYLENQQTEPDIKLMNEYAVASKGKDQQLEAAVNALLKEIK from the coding sequence ATGAAAACCCTGCTTGCCTCGATCGTTTGTGTGCTGGCCGTCAGTGTGTCCATCGCATCCGCGCAATCCGGACCGAGCTGGCTGCGTTACCCCGCGATCTCGCCGGATGGAAAGACCGTGGTCTTCACGTACAAGGGCGATCTCTACCGCGTGCCCGCCACCGGAGGCACGGCCGTCGCCCTGACGACGCACGAGGCGCAGGACTTCATGCCCGTCTGGAGCCACGATGGGAAACAGATCGCCTTTGCGAGCGACCGCTTCGGCAACTTCGATGTGTTCATCATGCCGGCAGAGGGCGGCGAGGCCAACCGGCTCACGTTCCATTCGGCTCACGAGTATCCGTACGCGTTCAGTCCCGACGACAAGAGCATCTATTTCGGCGGCGCGCGCCTCGACACCGCCGCCAACCGGGGATTTCCGACCGCCTCGCAGCCGGAGCTCTATCGCGTGCCTGCCGACGGCGGCCGGGTGGAACAGGTGCTGACGACGCCCGCGGAGGACGTGAAGATCAGCAGGAACGGGCAGCTGCTGCTCTACCAGGACAAGAAGGGCGGCGAGAACATCTGGCGCAAACACCACACGTCGGCGATCGCGCGTGACATCTGGGTCTACGACATGCCCACCGGTGCGCATCGGAAGATCACGACGTTCGCGGGAGAAGATCGCAACCCGGTGTTCACCGACAACGACACGGCGTTCTACTACCTCAGCGAGGAGAGCGGATCGTTCAACGTCCACAAGATGAGTCTCCAGGGCGGGAAGTCGCAGGCGGTGACCTCGTTCAAGAAGCAGCCGGTCCGCTTCCTGAGCGCGGCCGATTCGGGCACGCTCTGTTTCGGGTACGACGGCGACATCTATACGCTCAAGGCGAACGGGCAGCCGCAGAAGATCAACGTGGCGATCGCGGCCGACGCCAGAAACAACAACGAGAGAGTGCTGCCGGTGACCAACGGCGCCCGCGAAATGGCTGTCTCGCCGACTGGCAAGGAGATCGCCTTCACGTTCCGTGGCGAGGTGTTCGTCACGAGCGTCGAGGGCGGCGTCACCAAGCGCATCACGAATACTCCTGAGAACGAACGCAGCATCGCCTGGTCTCCCGACGGCAAGGCCATCATCTACGCCTCCGAGCGCGCAGGGCGGTGGAAGATCTACGAAACGCGCCGTACGCGCGACGAAGAGCCGTACTTCTATGCGTCAACTGTGCTCAAGGAAACGCTGGCCATTCCGACCGAGCGTCAGGCCACACATCCGGTGTATTCGCCCGATGGCAAGGAGATCGCGTACGTCGAGGATCAGTCGACGCTGAAGATATTCAACCTCGAGACCAAACTGAGCCGCGTCTTGCTGACCAGCAAGGAATTGGACGAAGGCGAGCAGTACTTCCAGTGGAGCCCTGACAGCAAGTGGATCCTCTTTGACTACTCGGTCCCTGGCCTGGCGCCCGGCGAAGTGGGCCTGGTCCGAGCCGACGGCAAGGGCGGCGTCACCAACCTGACCCAGAGCGGCTTCAACGACAGCCGGCCGCGTTGGATCCTGGGCGGCAAGGCCATGCTGTGGTTCAGCAACCGCGACGGATTGAAGTCGGTGGCGCAAGGCGGCGGTGCGCAGCAGGACGCCTATGCCATGTTCTTCACGCAGGATGCGTGGGATCGGTACCGCCTCACCAAGGACGAGTACGCGCTGGTCAAGGAGGCCGAAGACAAGAAGGACAAGCCCAAGCCCGACGCCGCCAAGGACAAGGCCGATGCGACCAAGGACAAGGAGGTCAAACCCGAGGAACTCGTGATCGAGTTCGATGGCTTCAGCCTTCGCAAGGCGCGCGTGACGATCCACTCGTCGTCTTTGGGCGATGCGCTGGTGAGCAAGGACGGGGAGACGCTGTACTACCTGGCGCGATTCGAAAAGGGCCTGAACCTCTGGTCGACCAATCTGCGGACCAAGGACACGAAGATGGCCGTCACGCTGAACGCGACGAGCGGACGCCTGGAATGGGACAAGGACCAGAAGATCCTGTTCCTGCTGGCCGACGGGACTCTCTCGAAGATCGATCCGGCTGGCGGCAAGCGCGACCCCGTGCCGTTCAGCGGCGAGATGCTGCTCAATGCGGCGGCGGAACGACGCGAGTCGTTCGAACACGTCTGGAAGACTGTGAAGGATTCGTTCTACACCGCGGGCTACCACGGCGCCGACTGGGACGGCCTCAAGGCCGTTTACCAGAAGTACCTGCCGCATATCGGCAACAACTTCGAGTTCGCTGAGATGCTGGCGGAGATGCTGGGCGAACTCAACATCAGCCACAGTGGAGCCAGCTATAGCGCTCAGGCCACCAATCCTGACGAGACCGCCTCGCTGGGCCTCTTCTACGACTCCGCCTACAGGGGTGTCGGCGTCAAGATCGAAGAGGTCATCAAGGACGGGCCGCTCACCAAGGCCGGCATGAACATCAAGCCTGGCATGATTCTCGAGTCCATCGACGGCGAGACCGTCGCCGCCGACAAGGACCTGGCACAATTCCTCAATCGCAAGGCCGGCAAAAAGACGCTGCTGGGGGTTCTGGACGGCGCGAAGAAGACCGAGGTCGTCGTCAAGCCGATCACACCCGCCGAGGAGAGTCGACTGCTCTACGCGCGGTGGGTGCGCCGAAACCAGGACGAAGTCGACAGGCTGAGCAATGGCGAACTGGGGTATATCCACGTGCCCGGGATGAACGATGGTGCGTACCGTTCGGCCTACGAAGAGGTGATGGGCAAGTTCGCGACGCGCAAGGGCGTTGTGATCGACACGCGCTTCAACGGAGGCGGCGACCTGGTGGCCGACCTCGCGATGTTCCTGAGCGGGAAACGCTTCTTCGAATACGCGAGCGATCGGCGCACCAATGGCTACGAGCCGAACTTCCGGTGGACCAAGCCGAGTATCTCGCTGGCCAACGAAGCCAACTACAGCGATGGTCACTGCTATGCGTACACGGTGAAGGCGCTGTCACTCGGGAAACTGGTGGGCATGCCAACGCCAGGCACGTGCACGTTTGCCGGGTGGGAAGCGCTGCCGGACGGCATCAGGTGGGGCGTGCCCCACACCGGCGTCAAGGACTCAACGACCGGCAGGTACCTCGAGAATCAGCAGACCGAACCTGACATCAAGCTGATGAACGAGTATGCCGTTGCGAGCAAGGGCAAGGACCAGCAGCTGGAGGCTGCCGTCAACGCCCTGCTGAAAGAGATCAAGTAG
- a CDS encoding TonB-dependent receptor, giving the protein MTHRSVAPGSMFLRYPARLATLAVFIVAGQLAIGPATAQTLSPAGQPQSAPPPGASDPQKPAPPAPPVGQVKPDEQPQLPTITYDVVVSAPRMELPLKEVPAATSVVEADTLKAMPRGIGAEEAFKLVPGVKIDNQADGERVHVSIRGQGLLTERGVRGIKVLLDGLPLNDPTGLAPDLFDVDWLTVSRIEVLRGPSSALYGGGAAGGVINITTRDGAEVPVAGEATLSLGSYDFWKGLAEVGGTSDRLNYRLSVSRNSGDGYRVHTAFDSTNIYGKLRWTASPTFHLTAIAANTAFFNQNAEGLSLVWLQQSPKLPNPDALTFNEYQRTERFTTGVSGYWAMTQSNEVTFSAYLRHWNWRESVPSSVQHRTYNTPGFILQYANHRTFHRFTNHVTIGTDVDWQGIDDVKYANLGAALEGTTRLADQRIDQRSVGIYALDRVEFPSGWALTADIRSDWLRNSLSDNLSSRFMDLSGQQNFGKTTGRVGASYNITPEAGLYASWGQGFLPPTTEELSNNPDHLGGFNANLVPATSQGEEVGARGHVGSRLSYDATFFNLNTDNDFGRYRVASRSLETFYRNAGSSRRYGIETAVGWFPVSGLAIRAAYTWSNFKYTNVKSLFGEFSNSVMPNSPAHQFYADGEYTWNAHWVFGVGTEMQSGWFVDQSNVASVDGFTLVNPRVAYRWTGRGYRGEISLSARNVFGQQYIAFTEPDPDGNSYQPGPTREVFFGIRILLGQ; this is encoded by the coding sequence ATGACACACCGTTCCGTCGCCCCGGGTTCAATGTTCCTTCGCTACCCTGCACGCCTCGCGACCCTGGCCGTTTTCATTGTGGCGGGCCAGTTGGCGATCGGGCCCGCCACCGCTCAAACGCTTTCCCCGGCGGGACAACCACAGAGCGCTCCGCCTCCAGGCGCAAGCGATCCTCAGAAGCCCGCCCCGCCCGCTCCCCCAGTTGGTCAGGTGAAGCCGGACGAACAGCCTCAGCTTCCCACGATCACCTACGACGTCGTCGTCTCGGCGCCGCGCATGGAGTTGCCCTTGAAGGAGGTACCCGCGGCCACATCGGTGGTCGAGGCGGACACGCTCAAGGCGATGCCGCGCGGGATTGGCGCGGAGGAAGCGTTCAAGCTCGTGCCGGGCGTCAAGATCGACAACCAGGCCGATGGCGAGCGGGTGCACGTCTCGATCCGCGGCCAGGGATTGCTGACCGAGCGCGGCGTGCGCGGCATCAAGGTGCTGCTGGATGGCCTGCCGCTCAATGATCCGACGGGCCTGGCGCCAGACCTGTTCGATGTCGACTGGCTCACGGTGAGCCGGATCGAAGTCCTGCGCGGTCCTTCGTCGGCGCTCTACGGCGGCGGCGCGGCGGGCGGTGTGATCAACATTACGACGCGGGACGGCGCCGAGGTTCCCGTGGCTGGGGAAGCCACGCTGTCGCTCGGCTCGTACGACTTCTGGAAGGGTCTGGCGGAGGTGGGCGGTACCAGCGACAGGCTCAACTATCGCCTGTCGGTCTCCCGCAATTCCGGCGATGGCTATCGCGTGCACACCGCATTCGATTCAACCAACATCTACGGCAAGCTGCGCTGGACGGCCTCACCGACGTTCCACCTGACGGCCATTGCCGCCAATACCGCCTTCTTCAATCAGAACGCGGAGGGTCTGAGTCTGGTCTGGCTGCAGCAGAGTCCGAAGCTGCCCAACCCTGATGCGCTCACGTTCAACGAATATCAGCGCACCGAACGGTTCACCACGGGCGTGTCGGGTTACTGGGCGATGACGCAGAGCAACGAGGTGACTTTCAGTGCGTACCTGCGCCACTGGAACTGGCGGGAATCGGTACCTTCGTCGGTACAGCACCGGACGTACAACACGCCTGGCTTCATCCTGCAGTATGCGAATCACCGGACATTCCACCGCTTCACCAACCACGTCACGATCGGCACCGACGTCGACTGGCAGGGAATCGACGACGTGAAGTACGCGAATCTGGGAGCCGCGCTGGAAGGCACGACGCGACTGGCAGATCAGCGAATCGATCAGCGTAGCGTCGGCATCTATGCACTCGACCGTGTCGAATTCCCGTCCGGATGGGCGCTGACGGCCGATATCCGGAGCGACTGGCTCCGCAATTCGCTCAGCGACAACCTCTCGAGCAGATTCATGGATCTGTCGGGCCAGCAGAACTTCGGCAAGACGACGGGACGCGTGGGCGCGTCGTACAACATCACCCCGGAGGCGGGCCTGTACGCGAGCTGGGGCCAGGGCTTTCTGCCGCCAACAACGGAGGAACTGTCCAATAATCCCGACCATCTCGGCGGGTTCAACGCCAACCTGGTGCCGGCCACTTCACAAGGCGAGGAAGTAGGTGCTCGCGGGCACGTCGGCAGCCGACTCTCGTACGACGCGACGTTCTTCAACCTCAACACCGACAACGATTTCGGTCGGTACCGAGTTGCCTCACGCTCGCTCGAGACCTTTTATCGCAATGCCGGCTCGAGCCGGCGCTACGGCATCGAAACCGCCGTCGGCTGGTTCCCCGTGTCGGGCCTGGCCATCCGCGCGGCCTACACGTGGTCGAACTTCAAGTACACGAATGTCAAGAGTCTGTTTGGCGAGTTCTCCAATTCCGTCATGCCCAATTCGCCGGCGCATCAGTTCTACGCGGACGGTGAGTACACGTGGAACGCTCACTGGGTGTTCGGCGTCGGGACGGAGATGCAGAGCGGGTGGTTCGTCGACCAGTCGAATGTCGCGAGCGTGGATGGATTCACGCTGGTGAATCCGCGCGTCGCCTACCGCTGGACGGGAAGGGGCTACCGCGGCGAGATCAGCTTGTCGGCCCGAAACGTGTTCGGGCAGCAGTACATCGCCTTCACCGAGCCCGATCCGGACGGCAATTCGTACCAGCCAGGGCCGACGCGCGAGGTGTTCTTCGGAATTCGGATCTTGCTGGGACAGTAG
- a CDS encoding carboxypeptidase regulatory-like domain-containing protein, which produces MKIGLLVLVLGVGLSACGSQSSPSPTAPTPTSATRVIGLTGTLAFGELSIGQKGTAILTITNTGNTALTVTGMTVPVGSMNVYTFSFASGTVLAGGSQLVAIQFAPTAAVSYDGILTVNGDATSGTNTISISGTGSGLVSLTGVVRASDGLAVNAATVTVVDGPNAGRTTTTANGVYRFDNLIVGNANLSVNAAGYASAADGVYIDGVSTLDFTLLPPPIVRGV; this is translated from the coding sequence ATGAAGATAGGTCTATTGGTCCTTGTTCTGGGGGTCGGCCTCTCTGCCTGCGGCAGTCAATCTTCGCCGTCGCCAACCGCGCCTACTCCCACGTCCGCCACGCGAGTGATTGGGTTGACTGGGACATTGGCATTTGGAGAGCTGTCCATTGGGCAGAAGGGTACCGCGATCCTGACCATTACCAACACAGGGAATACCGCACTGACGGTGACTGGGATGACGGTCCCGGTCGGCAGCATGAACGTCTACACGTTCAGTTTCGCGAGCGGGACGGTGCTGGCGGGTGGATCACAGCTGGTCGCGATTCAATTTGCGCCAACCGCAGCTGTCAGCTATGACGGCATCCTCACGGTGAACGGCGACGCCACCAGCGGCACGAACACCATCAGTATCTCGGGTACTGGCTCTGGCCTCGTTTCGCTGACGGGCGTTGTGAGGGCGAGTGATGGCCTGGCGGTCAACGCGGCAACCGTCACGGTGGTTGATGGGCCGAATGCTGGACGCACGACGACCACCGCAAACGGGGTGTATCGCTTCGACAACCTCATTGTGGGCAATGCGAATCTCTCCGTGAACGCAGCCGGCTATGCATCAGCGGCCGACGGGGTGTACATCGACGGCGTAAGCACGCTGGACTTTACGTTGCTGCCGCCGCCGATCGTGCGAGGCGTATAG